atttttgtctttgtgcTTACTCTTTCCAAGATTTTTCATACCTTACTCATATCCTGAAAAAGGAGGAGAGTAAAGCTTCATCCTTTTCAGCTATAGTTTTGGTTTGGAATTAGTTAATCTTTTAAATGGAATTGAATTTAAAATCAAGAattttttctgtgaagctgtaaaagagtatttctgtaaaaaacCTTCTTTATGCTGTATCAAGGTTGATTATACTTAGTGGCTTTATTTTGAGATGCTTTAAGGTAAATGCTAGAGTTAGTACAGGTTCTTTGAagcatctgaattttttttaatgcatcttaaTACTGACTCCTTCCCCAGCAAAGAATTATTAGCAGGAATGAAGACGTAGCTTAGTAAATAGTTTTGGACTGCTTTGAGTAGTCCTGCCTCACTTGCTTGATTTGAGCTGCCTTGGATATCTGCAAAAAGGTTTGAGGAAGTGATGAAGATTCaaagctaacttttttttttttccttttttcttttcattgactTAAGCTCAGGAACAAATCTCTGAAAATTATCCGGTGCTTGGGTCTGTAAATGGTAGCACAGGTACAAGGGAGAGAGTGGAGAGCAGTGATCACCTATTAAGGGCTAGGGGTCCTCCTTCCAAAGctcttttaaagtttttaagcTACTATGCAAGATAAGGGGAAAATTCTTGCAATGATATGCAAAGGTAGTAAttttaaatgacagatttttctaGTAGCATGAGCTTATTCAGAACAGTGTAGAAGGTCACTGGCCAAACTTGTGGAAGATCCAAGCTACTGAGTGGCTGAATAATGAAATGGCAAATAAAATCAGTGCAGATAGAGGTAATACAcagtgaaaagagaaacaacGGGCTATGAACCGACTGCTAGCACTTAAAATGAGAATCCAAGGTTTCCAATCGTTCCTTGAAATTCTAAACTcaatgcatatatatgcataagcTATATGTGTTATTGATAGGAGTAGAGAATTAAAAACTAGGTTGCCATGATATTAGCATAATGTTGTAAGGTTGTATGTTGAATGCTGTATGTATCCTGGCCCCTTTATTGAGGATAAAGTAGAATTGGAAAAAAGTAGCAGCAATATTCATGCATTTTCACGAGTGAAGCAACAGAAGTGGTAGGATGTTCTTTCTTGTGGAAATGTGTCTGGGTGGGTCTGAAAGCCATTACTGGGCCACAACAAGGGAAGGAGAATTCTAGTTTAGAAAGGAAACAAACCCATGCCAGCTGTGAGGCAAACATGAAGGGCTGCTACTTTGTCTTGTGCGGCTAAAGCTCTGCTGCTTTACAGGTTCAATAAAACAAGTAATAAAATTCACAGAAGAATATTTCATGAAaggttcttaaaaaaaatgcatctagaGCTCTATGCCATAACCTGCTAGAGGCCTGGAGTTTTACCTGTTCCTCTGGTGATTGCAGGAGGCCTGAAGCTGGTGGCCTTGTTGTGCGTGAGGACGCCAGCGCTAGCAGCCCGCATGGGACACCGCTCCGGCCTAGTATGGCTGTTCTACCCGTCAGGTCTTCATTTGGGCTTTTGCTAGGTTAAAATTCATCTGAAATAGCTGCCTGGGTTTCTTGTGTTtagcttgctttatttaaacTCTTTAGTACAAAAGAAATGTTGATTGGTGTCTAGAAGATAAAACTTTTTCgttcttgcttgtttttgaCAGTTTAAGCCGTTATAATTCCTGTTAGTGCTTTCTGATTAGTTCAAATGTTACTGATGCTGATAATATTACCAGGCCATCCTGAGTGAGGTGAAACTATGATATTTCAAAAAGATCTTGTCTCACCTAATTCTAATCTTTCCTTGTGTTTGCGTGATCTGCACGTATTTagtttccaaagagaaaatgtatttagatATAAGAACAGTAGCTTTGTTTCATAGTCAAGTTCTGCATGAAGATTCTTCCTTACCTTATTGTATTTTATAAGTtactgtctgtattttttttttcattttggatagTGTGTAACGTTTGGTAGTAGTAGGCTAATTATCATGAAAGTTCCTTAAAATTCAGAATGTGGGGGGGagtttatgttttctttttattttttttacacacTTGCATATATTTACTTATGAAGAGGCTGTATATTGCAGTATCGTACAAGAAGATGCTGATTATTGATCCAGGTCATTTATAATTTAGAGTTTCTTATGTGAGGGAAGGTTAAAAGAcctcttgtttttcctctcttaatGTTTTCCTCTGATTCTAAGGGAGAGGAAAACTCTGCTTTATATTAGAAATTCAACATGTAGAAATTTCCTCTTTGCTGGAAATCTCTACAGCTATTTTTATGTGGTGTAATGTGGTGCAGGAGGTACCTGAATTGTTTAGAACTTGAGTTAGCACGGGGCTTAGCCTGGGCTCTTAATCACCACCATCCCATGTTTTTTTGATTCTGAATAGCTAACTGTGCAACAAACCACGTTAATACTACTCTCACTGCTAAAGCAATAGGGTCAGAAATAGCTTTGGCTCTTCCTAGTTTCCTTGGAATTTTAGAAATCCATCAGTGTTCCTTTTAAACTCTAGTGACTAGTATTTTGCATAGGTGATCCTATGTTGGATGTTCTTGAGGCattctttcttgcttctgaTGACTTTATGAGGCGATTCTGAGTTGGAATGTTtgtctcctccctgcccccccatTTATATTTGTTGGTCTCattgaagatttttcttttgtataaaaCCATCTCTTTCAAATTTGTAGACCTTCACGGTTGCAGGGACACTACTACTAAAACTacataaaatctgaaaacacaACCAATTTGTTAGTTATTTAAAGTTCTGGTGTTAGCTAAATGGGTTCTAGTTGTAATTCATATTAATGTTGAATATATatgatttcttattttaccTTGATTTCGTTTACCTTTTCTCTCGCTTCCCTTGTTTTAGAGACTCTACAGGGGTGGGTAATTCACTGGTCCATAAGCGGTCTCCTCTACGTCGAAGCCATAAGACCTCAGCATCCTTGGCCAAGCTGTCCTTACGTGATGGACAGAAAGCTAAAAAGCCACTGTGTAAATTTGAAGAAGGTCAGGATGTCCTAGCTAGATGGTCAGATGGCTTGTTTTATCTTGGAACTATcaaaaaggtaaatattttttaacttgacTGCACTCTTACTGTATTATATATTGGTTGAATACGACAGTAGTCTTGTCTTGCTTATTTTGGATTAAATGCATTCTTTTGTTTAGCCCCTTTACACATGGCTtccactgcatttttatttttccagataaacaaactgaaacagaactGCTTCATTATATTTGAAGACAGTTCCAAATCCTGGGTTCTCTGGAAGGACATACAAACAGGCAAGAACTTCGGTGAAGTAGTCATTGTTtggtattttatttgtttagatTACTatatctgttaaaataaaatgttacattaTATTCTTGAATACGAAAGATTAGTGTGATTTAACGTGACCTGACATTGTCAGCtaggtaaataaaaaaattcctctTCAACTAGTGTTTTATCcttgctattattttttctttttacataactatgtgcagggaggagagagtgcttttaaaaataatcacatttgattttatttggaTGAGGGCAGAGTATAATACTCCATCTTAGCAGAAAACTCCAGGCCCTCCCTCACTCATACTGAGGCTATAGATCATGTCCTTTCTTCAGTTGAAACAGTATGACGTGGAAGGCAAACAAAGACTGGAAAATACCAGGGTTGAAGTGaattttcatgtttaaatgTAACACTATAGCTGTTGCATGTAACAAGCCAATACAGATTGTGGAGTAGTCATGTACTATAAAGAAATGTTCAATTATCAAGTGAGATGCTGTTGTGCATTAGTactgattttcaaatatttgaggagtaaaaatgttttggtaTTCTAATTCTAATGAAGTGTAGATGACAAGTGCAATGACTGTATCTGAAAATCGGTTAGAATTTATCacataaaagcaatgaaaaactGATCTAGTTCTTACTGCTTCTTGATGTTTAGGATAAACACTTTGTCTGCTAATAGGATAAGCTTTATGTtcataatgaggaaaaaagtactgctttgtttccaagaattttttaaatactgtttgttttgtttctgtatagTATTGGTTTATGATCTTTGGTTTGTTTATAGTAACAATTAAGTGTTACTACATCAGTGTAATACCTAGATCaaataacttgttttttaatCCGGATTTTTACACTGATCTACAGCACAACTGGAGCaggatgttttcttctctcGAGCCTACAATTTAACATTGTCTCTTagctctgcttttattttatgcttttgtaCACTTGCAGATACATATACGGAATAATACCATGTTTCTTAGGAGGTTGGAATTAATATTAAGTGCCTTGGGCAGATCTGTCTTAAAGATATGCACCAAATCAGGCGTGTAATATTTGTATGAAAGGGATGCAAAGTCAATACCTAACAAGTTTATCCGTTGTCTAGATAGGAAATTTTGATGCATATTTTTGAGTCTGCATGTACTTATTTAcagttacatattttttattactgataTTAAGGACCTATTGACAGTGTAGTGAATAGGCAATGTATAGTGCCTCAAAATAGCCTATAACCTATGATAAGTGGTGTAAAAATTTGTAAGAAATATAGTCAGTACAAAAtgtctgaatttattttttgttgcaaAGTTAAGCTCTGTAACAATCTGTTTCTACAATGCATGGATCTGTAACTCAAATTACAATAAAAAGCTGTACACATGGTGATCGTTCCAACTGCAGATgtagtctgaaaaaaatctcacttttatCTCTGTCTAGGAGCCACTGAGAGTGGGGAAATGGTCTGTACAATATGTCAGGAAGAGTATTCAGAAGCCCCGAATGAAATGGTTATATGTGATAAATGTGGTCAAGgtaatagaatttttttctgtctgctgcACTTCAAAAGACGCTTAGATTTGTTTTATAAAGGGGGATATTTGCCTGGCTATGACTGACTGCTCAACTGATCTTATGTTTTGTAGCCCTTAGAGGCTGTTAACTGCTCAGTGAATATTGATAATCAATATTAAAATGACTAACACCTGTTCTATAAGTAAAGTTCTAATTTTTCCactaacaaattttaaaagactattttGAATGTGATATTGATCTTTTTGATACTTAATGAAACATAATGCATTACAGttccattaaaattttataCATATGCTTCTATTGCTCTTATAATAATGCTTTAATTGGTCATTTTTAATACAGGTTATCATCAGCTGTGTCACACACCAAATATTGATTCCAGCGTGATTGATTCAGATGATAAATGGCTCTGTCGACAATGTGTTTTTGCGACAACAACAAAGGTGTGTTtctagaaaaatgctttttaataacATCCCATGTTGCTTGCAAATTTTTTCAAagttgaaactgaaaaataaaaaaatagccTCTTTCAGAGATTTCTCCTTCTTTATCCTTGATCTGTAAAGTTTTTTATGTTGGGAATgagtatttattttagaaatagtCAAAATTTGGTTTTCAAtatgtttttgaagaaataggctaatatattaaaaagtaaatacaagtcaaagtgttttatttgattatatataaattttcataattttcaaaCCAAAGTATTGGAAACATATTGTCTTTATAAACgtatgcatttattttggcccagagaggtggtgcgCTTAAGAAAGGACCAAATGCCAAAGCACTGCAAGTCATGAAACAAACATTACCGTATAACGCAACAGACCTTGAATGGGATGCAGGTCATAAAACCAATGTCCAGCAGTGTTACTGCTATTGTGGAGGACCTGGAGAGTAAGTGAATAGATATTTTGTAAGAACTTTTCTCCATAAAGCAGCTGCAAATTTTGGCCATTATTCTGTAAACTTACTTGTGAACTTAAGTTTGTTCCTATCTCCGTTGTGTGTAGGTATTAAACTTGATGAACagtggaattttaaaattaatattttattatttttaagatatctTATGGGAAGCACATTATTAATGGCTTAAATTCTTCTATCAAGTctctttgtttatttctgttttattatgtgaCTATCAGATAACGTCAAAGTCCTTTCTACAAAACCCAGTAACATAATTTTGTTTCGTTGCTACTTTTCTGTGCTTGAGGTTGGATAGAAGTGCTTGCTGACCTCGCTGTGGTTAAAGGCAGTGGTGATAACTGCTCTGTGAATCAGTGGAGCTCTTTGTCATTAGTCTCAAATATAAATGCTATCTAGAGATCAGATTATTAAATTTTGATAGACAACTGTATGTATTTTGAAGTTCTGATATTTTGTGAAAGACAAACTTATAAAACACTGCcagataaattaattttgaatatgCAAACAGCAACctcttgaaaaggaaatgattgTTTAGTTGCTGTGTTATCCTAGATATCGCCAATTCCTCATTAGAACTTTTTGATTAAAGTCAGTTTAGTAAGACTGCTTGCACAAATGCTACACTATTCTCACTCCCATTAATAATGTTACATTGGATTGTTTCTTTACATCAGTAATATAACATGTAATTAATGTAATGGAGCATGTATGCTTTGACATGGCTTCCTGCCTGATTTTACCTTAACATCATGCCCTGTTTTTCAATTACTGTGAGAAAGAGGGCTTTCTCTCCCCTTATAAAGACGTTACAGGGTCCTcttcttattctttcttatgAAGAATGAGGACGTCTGAGCAGGTAGAGATAAATGCCCTGGTATTTGCATGGATAGGTGAATGTGACTTGGACATTTTCTACCTCATCTGCACTTTGAGGTAGAAAagttgtttattatttttattaaagaaggGTTGAAGCTCTCAAGATATTATTAAAATTCCACAAGGAGGTGAATCTTTTGAATTTTTACTCATATACAGAACTATAGTTTGAGAATTTTACAAACTTGGACAAACATCGCTTTCCAATTtgcatgatttcttttctccagggagaagctgaaaaagaagaagaaaaaaaagcctaagcTTTGAAGTTCAGTTTGATAGTTCAAATATTTGAAGCCTTAGGACAAATGTTTCTGACTTAATGCTGCTGTGCCTTGCTTTGGAAAATAGCAAGGAAGTTAATCCAGTGTGTGGAAGGGGGTCAAATGAAGTTCTTAGAATTCTTACTGGAAATTAGAAAgtagttttcagagaaaatttaatttttatttatttaacaactTAATTCATCCTTTTACTAGACTACCTTTTATTATTCAAGGCCTTTCCTAAGCAATTTTTCTAGACATTTTTCATTGTGGAACTAAATGTAACTGACATATCCCTGCAGATAATTGTGCTTGTTATGAACTATGAAAGTCAGTTCACTCAGAAGGTTCCTtgctatttaatttaaatgtacCATTTTTGGTAACTTGTTTTAAcacatcttgtttttctttctgttggtGAAGCTGGTACCTAAAGATGTTGCAGTGCTGCAAGTGTAAGCAGTGGTTTCATGAGGCTTGTGTGCAGTGCCTCCAAAAGCCAATGCTTTTTGGTGACAGGTAAGAAATTGAACTATACTTTATAGtgtctttatttaaaatgcagagggTATATTTCACATGTGAAATTTTTTGTTAAAGAATCTGTATTGTGACAGTTTTTCCAAAACGTtggaatgtattttatatagaaGACTATACAAAATGAAGCGTGTGTTTAGGTGTCAGGAAAATGCACTTTGTCAtctgtgttaaaaaaataaataaaagggtgGGAGAAAGAGTTCAAACAGTTATTGACTTCACTTTGCACAGAAGTCCATTATACTCTAGGGAGTGGATACTGGGAGATTGAAAGCTTTAAAGCAGACCACCTCGGTTGGCCTGTAAGTTGGATAGGGGCTTCAAGTTCCAGCTGCGTAGGTGACTAATGACCCCCACGCAAAGGCTCCGTGCTGTGAGGTAGGCtgtcagtgtgtgtgtatgcgcaCCTCTGTGCACAGTGGGGGCTATCTAGTTATAGTCTGGAAGCCACTGTTAGCGGAGTAGGATGGAAAAGATGTTCTCCtggttttctttgcttgtttgttcCATCTCCTGTAGGTCATCTCTACACTTATCCCCATCTAGCTGTGCTGAGTCCCTCCAACTCTTTTCCTGCTCACTTAAAACTGTTAGTAAAGGGAACTGGAGAAGCTGGAGGATACTTAGGGTGCTGAGAACTCTGTACACCCTCTGTTCATGTGGGGTGAGAGGAGAGTAAAGGAAATGAACAAGGGCTTTGGTgtgtcttttcattttaaagggaaCTGGATCAGTAGGAGCAGATGAGAGGAAAAACTAGAGAGGAATCAAGCAGCATCTCATTCATTTCTCTCTTATACTTTCTTCATTGTCCTAGAATGCTTGTATGGAGGAATTGAGTTAGGACTTAGTAAATGCCCCTTTAAATGCATGCTTGCACTTGTGCAGTTTCTGCATTTGCAAGGATGGAGTGGGGACATTAGGGAACATCTTCACTGATACATTCACAAGTTGAGGGATTTGAGGGACTTTTTAGGGAGTATAGAACAGTGGTACTAGGGAGCATCCCACCTTGGAAGATAAGAAGGAAGACTTGGAAAATGGAGTTTATGGAGTAAGGATGGCCCACTGAGTGGGCCAGATAGAGGTCAGCACACATTATGAAAGTGGATGGAGTGAGATGGAGGACTAGGCGTCTCTCAAACTTTATATGACTGGATTTCTAGCCTgcttatttcaattttttccccctaatcTGTCCTTGGGAAAAAATTTGAAGAGTCCTGTCTAGAATGATGAGATGGTGGCTCCTAATATGTAATGTGTTAAAAcattaaatgtgtgtgtgtgcgtgtgtgtgtgtgtgtacagacACCCGCCTACCCAcccacacatacatatatatgtatatattttttaggTTTTATACATTCATTTGCTCAGTTTGCAGTTCTGGACCAGAATACCTCAAACGTTTACCCTTGAGATGGTAAgtacaaattaaataaaaatgaagaaaagggtGAGTTGAATACctgctcttcttttctttttgttattttgagtCTCCTTGCAAATAAGGCTATCCACTTATTCTCTTGATCTCCTGAGTTGTCTTTACTACTTTTATGAACAAGGACACTTTTTCCTTCAAAGCTTATCTTTAAATGCACAGATATATTGCAATTGCATGCAGTTGCTCTTGGGATTTATTCTTGGGATTGCTCAGTTAAGTTGCAAGCAACTACGGGTTTGTTGTGTGCATGAAAATTGAGATATCTAAACAAAGTCCTTTTTGCAGGTTTAGAATACTGCCATTAGATAAGTGAAATGTAGTGAGTACAAGAGTAAATATCTTGACACATTCTGTAATAGTTTTATGGATGATATTTAATGTTTAGTTGTAGCTTGAAATCTTTTAACTGTAGCTCTTATTAGAAATAATACTAATTTAATGGATATCCAATATAATAGATATATTTGCTAACAAATAAATGGTGGAAATTACCTTGTTAAATGTTAATTTACCAAAGTACTTGTATGAATTCAGAATTGATTCATTCATGTATGAATTCTGAAATACACTGCTGATTAAACCAGTTTTGGAGCCTGAAAGAACATCATGGCAATGAGATGAGGCAGAgataaaaataagtttcaaaACAAGAGGAGTCACTTAAGGAAGATAAATGACGAAAGACTTCATAACGTTGTTTCTAGGATTGAGTGTGTTTCAAGTTGTGCTCTGTATTCCTCTAGCCATATTGTGCTAGTGTCTTTTACACTAaattatttcaaggaaaatggttgtgaaaaattaaagattttttttatctgtttttgattcaaatatttctgaattctaGGGTAGATATAGCACATCTATGCCTTTACAACCTAAGTGTTATTCataagaagaaatactttgatTCAGAACTTGAACTCATGGCATACATTAATGAAAACTGGGATAGATTGCATCCTGGTGAGGTAAGGATTTGAAATACTCTTTCTTGtcctgaaaacaattttatacAAGAGGTTAGATTGTTTATTGTCTTAAAATCTGGCaagcacaaatgaaaaagagaacatCTTTAATCTTCTTGTAAAAATAGAGTGCTTTGGAGTGGTATACATTTTTCTGAGCTGTAAAATTTCTGAAGTGATACGGGTAACTATTAGTTTATTGTTTGCATGGCAATTTTGTTTATACTCaactgtttgtttgttctgttgcatatatatacatacatatatacatatatatatatatatatatatatatatatcctttgttttcattttataatgGTCACGTagttcttaaatatttgcatgtgcATAGACCAGAAAACCTGAATGTAGAATTGAATATAGAGTACAGAGAATATGAAAACACTTTCAAAGTCTGTAGATGTAATACTTGACATATCATTGTACACAGagatttcctcttttcctccctcttcccaaCAGGGGATACAATCTGTTTGTCTACAGATCTAAAGATTGTTTTGATCCTTTTCCAGTCTGATTCTACTGTTTGTCAAGACATCTTGTTCGTAGTTCAATACTATGCTAgttatttttccagctgtttgaTTCATTGGGCAATTATGTAACATTACAGGAAATCCATTTCCTCAAATAAATTGACTTCATATTTAACTAAGAGGAGCAGTGTAggtacttttttgtttcttgcatGTGAGGTTCAATGCAAAATTTATGGCTAAATTCGTATTGACATACTATTTGTAGAActtctatacttttttttcaataaattcaTACATCTGTAAGCCATTTCTGCTCAGCCACAGTGTGAGAATCGAATGTTTTTCTGGTTTAGATTAGTAACACCTATTTCTTCTATCcataaataatggaaaatacttcaaaatacatGTGTTCAGCCAATATAAGCACcagaactttgttttaaaagagaaacattaaTATTAAAGCTTTACTGCAAAGTGATCATTAGTGTCATAAATGAGACATCCGGTTTACTTCTGTAAGATGTATGGCACCTCTTAGCTAAGTCTAGTAATTTCTATCATATCTAGTcagaagatttaaaagaaaaagttgcacAAAATGTGATAACAGACAGTAGAATGAAATGATCTGTCTGGCTTACTGTGTAGTTTGACAAATGCATATATAGGATGTTTAATTTTGACTTCTAATTATTTTAGTATTGAGAGATatacagaagaaatgaatatttatttgacATAACTTAACTTTCTGTGGataattttttgtaaaaatgtcAGGTCAGAGCCAGGGTGTGGATGAGGAGAGTAGGGCTATTTATCAGCTATTGACTTGGAACACACATAGCATTTTGAAGAAGTTGAGGAGCTATGGCCCTTGTTTTGCTCTTCTTCCCACCCTCCCCATTCAATCCATccctgaaaaaaacacagctctAAGTCTgtgagggggagggagaagaggggagaTCCAGAACAGGGAAAATCACCTGTTACCTGTAAAGTAATACTTTAAATTCCTTAAGCGCTATTTCTCCACCTTCAAAGGAAACTTGCTTCTTTTAATTCCTTCAATTAATTCTGAATGAATTGAATTTAATTCAATTCATGGGCGTTTTTGAAGGCCTAGGTTTTGAATAAATTGAAGAAATCCTCAAGACTGGTTATTCTGATATGATTTTCTCAACCTCTCTCACTAAGTTGGGAAAAAATTCGTATGCTGAAAAATTTGAGGCAAGTTCATTTTACTATTTTGATtaatcttatttctttattaagcAGAGACTAATCATAGAATAAATTCTACGATGCTagtgtttttagtttttttgtaatattattAAGTAGCTTGCCACTGTTAAAAATAACCCTTTGAGTTCTTTCTTTAGGTGGTTTTAACTGAATAAGAGGCAAAGTCTTTTAGCCATAGGTAAGCTAGGAGTAAGTGGTGGAATTGTCAGAGCTCCTATGCCAGTATTTTTTAGCATGGTGTTATTTAGGATGCAGTATAAATATTGTTGTTTTCTGTAGCTAATAGCTGCATAGTTGCAAGACCTATGAATAGGAGTGCATTGTGCTGAATGCATGTGATAAAGATACCTGAAAAATAGTTGTTACTTTCTTTGGTTAAAATAGTTTCAATCTCTTCCTGATCTTTGTTAGTCAGGTAGACTGATAGTGAATTTTGTCCAaagttgcattaaaaattttactttttatgagTGTATTTTTAGCTGTTAGAAATGCTCAAAGTGTTAAATGATCTGCCTTGCTGGAATTAAATTCTTTTAGAAAGTATCTGAGTTTTTTCCAAGTTACCAGTGTTGTGCAGTATATACAGTAATACTGAGGCAATACAGTAATACTGTGGTAATCATATTAATAGTGAAATTTTATAAACTATTTCTTAACTGTATAATTAAAGATAAAGATACTGCATGTACATCCAGTTGGATGCCATTCTGGAACATTTTGGCATGACAACTTGAAACATGGTGGCTTCattggaatttaaaaataactgtctaatttaatataaaaatgaatatttttaaaaaagacttgcTTAAATGTTGTATCCAATTCTTTATAGTCACCATGATACCTGTagtgctttcagtctctgtatttttaaatttataaatgcattatttttcagacaaaagaTTACAAGTTTTGGTAACTTGACAGGTTCTACTTAAGGCTTTGGTACAAGGAGGAGTGTAGATTGAGTCTCAGcaaaagaggcaggaaaattaatgcactttttttgttttaacttgttGTATTGAATGATGTTGCAAAAATGGGAATTAGGCCCTGTAGCacaatttttgttaaaaatatcaaagataaaataattaatgGTTCTTGTGTCAATATGGTTATCTTTGCTTGGGATCTCAATTTGAGAGTACTTAACGCTATTTAGGAATTTCTGTTAGTGGACTTGGAAAGCCACA
This region of Rhea pennata isolate bPtePen1 chromosome 8, bPtePen1.pri, whole genome shotgun sequence genomic DNA includes:
- the MTF2 gene encoding metal-response element-binding transcription factor 2 isoform X1, coding for MRDSTGVGNSLVHKRSPLRRSHKTSASLAKLSLRDGQKAKKPLCKFEEGQDVLARWSDGLFYLGTIKKINKLKQNCFIIFEDSSKSWVLWKDIQTGKNFGATESGEMVCTICQEEYSEAPNEMVICDKCGQGYHQLCHTPNIDSSVIDSDDKWLCRQCVFATTTKRGGALKKGPNAKALQVMKQTLPYNATDLEWDAGHKTNVQQCYCYCGGPGDWYLKMLQCCKCKQWFHEACVQCLQKPMLFGDRFYTFICSVCSSGPEYLKRLPLRWVDIAHLCLYNLSVIHKKKYFDSELELMAYINENWDRLHPGELADTPKSERYEHVLEALNDYKTMFMSGKEIKKKKHLFGLRIRVPPVPPNAALKAEKEPEGTSHEFKIKGRKSSKPIPDVRELSNGIERKGKKKSVGRPPGPYTRKMIHKTPESSPLGNEPVPVIENSALELPCSVGKSDGTAHSSNTSDVESTGAASMKETTSSSISRHYSLSDSRKRTRTGRTWPAAIPHLRRRGRFPRKALQTQNSEIVKDDESKEDYQYDELNTEILNNLADQELQLNHLKNSITSYFGAAGRIACGEKYRVLARRVTLDGKVQYLVEWEGATAS
- the MTF2 gene encoding metal-response element-binding transcription factor 2 isoform X2, which translates into the protein MRDSTGVGNSLVHKRSPLRRSHKTSASLAKLSLRDGQKAKKPLCKFEEGQDVLARWSDGLFYLGTIKKINKLKQNCFIIFEDSSKSWVLWKDIQTGATESGEMVCTICQEEYSEAPNEMVICDKCGQGYHQLCHTPNIDSSVIDSDDKWLCRQCVFATTTKRGGALKKGPNAKALQVMKQTLPYNATDLEWDAGHKTNVQQCYCYCGGPGDWYLKMLQCCKCKQWFHEACVQCLQKPMLFGDRFYTFICSVCSSGPEYLKRLPLRWVDIAHLCLYNLSVIHKKKYFDSELELMAYINENWDRLHPGELADTPKSERYEHVLEALNDYKTMFMSGKEIKKKKHLFGLRIRVPPVPPNAALKAEKEPEGTSHEFKIKGRKSSKPIPDVRELSNGIERKGKKKSVGRPPGPYTRKMIHKTPESSPLGNEPVPVIENSALELPCSVGKSDGTAHSSNTSDVESTGAASMKETTSSSISRHYSLSDSRKRTRTGRTWPAAIPHLRRRGRFPRKALQTQNSEIVKDDESKEDYQYDELNTEILNNLADQELQLNHLKNSITSYFGAAGRIACGEKYRVLARRVTLDGKVQYLVEWEGATAS